The Streptomyces aurantiacus genome includes a region encoding these proteins:
- a CDS encoding AAA family ATPase codes for MRLHRLHITAFGPFGGAQEVDFDDLSAAGLFLLHGPTGAGKTSVLDAVCFALYGSVPGARQGGSLRSDHALSGTRTEVSLELTVAGRRLEVTRQPPWERPKKRGTGTTKEKAQSWLREYDAPAGSWKDLSRSHQEIGEEITQLLGMSREQFCQVVLLPQGDFARFLRADAEARGRLLGRLFDTSRFAAVEQRLAERRRATETQVRSTDAELLADAHRMQQAAGDLVELPLPDLTPGEPGLAEAVLVWAAIARSTARERFTIAHCAQAAGESAQAAADRVLEDVREVARLQERFAEARERAARLEERSGSHREALARMERARKAEAVAPALGLREATEAEHRRAADAEARARALLPEAFTEAGATELAGAARKAAEELGGLESARRGEHRLAELATESHELDRQERADEDVLQDAEHWLSEWEAHRTGLQTRIDVAQEAATRAEQLSVQRDPARSRLAAARLRDQLAGDTDEAHARVLAARERATEARAHWLDLKEQRLKGIAAELAAGLVDGEACTVCGATEHPVPARKVEGHVDRRAEEAALAAYQRADEQRTEEERRLGVVREALAAATAEAGDTPTGRLAEQAEELERRHAEARGAASGLHAAGEALRQAEQEHRRRLTAHQEAAVRGASRTARKDALARETAALEEELTQARGSAGSVAERAAQLERRVSALTEAADTARVAADTAQRLKDADARLADAAFRAGFDTPQAAAAALLDDAAHRDLQRRIDAWQQEEATVRAVLAEAGTASAAQQPPADLRAAEQTAAAAGRRVREAASSRDDAARRCTELDRLTHRAAVSVRRLAPLREEYDRVARLATLAAGTSADNERRMRLESYVLAARLEQVAAAATARLQRMSAGRYTLVHSDDRAGRGRSGLGLHVVDAWTGRERDTATLSGGETFFASLALALGLADVVTDEAGGVRLDTLFIDEGFGSLDDQTLDEVLDVLDSLRERDRSVGIVSHVADLRRRIHAQLEIVKGRSGSVVRQRMGG; via the coding sequence ATGAGGCTGCACCGGCTGCACATCACCGCCTTCGGGCCGTTCGGCGGCGCCCAGGAGGTCGACTTCGACGACCTGTCGGCCGCCGGACTCTTCCTGCTGCACGGGCCCACGGGCGCAGGCAAGACCTCCGTCCTGGACGCCGTCTGCTTCGCGCTCTACGGCTCGGTGCCGGGCGCCAGACAGGGCGGCTCGCTGCGCAGCGACCACGCGCTGTCCGGCACCCGCACCGAGGTGTCGCTGGAACTCACCGTGGCCGGACGGCGCCTGGAGGTCACCCGGCAGCCGCCCTGGGAGCGCCCCAAGAAGCGAGGCACCGGCACCACGAAGGAGAAGGCACAGAGCTGGCTGCGCGAGTACGACGCCCCGGCGGGCTCCTGGAAGGACCTCAGCCGCTCCCACCAGGAGATCGGTGAGGAGATCACCCAGCTGCTGGGCATGAGCCGCGAGCAGTTCTGCCAGGTCGTGCTGTTGCCCCAGGGAGACTTCGCGCGCTTCCTGCGGGCCGACGCCGAGGCCCGCGGCAGACTCCTCGGCCGTCTCTTCGACACGAGCCGCTTCGCCGCCGTCGAGCAGCGCCTGGCCGAGCGCAGGCGGGCGACCGAGACGCAGGTGCGATCCACGGACGCCGAGTTGCTCGCCGACGCCCACCGGATGCAGCAGGCGGCCGGTGATCTCGTCGAGCTGCCGCTGCCCGACCTGACGCCCGGCGAACCGGGGCTCGCCGAGGCCGTCCTCGTGTGGGCGGCGATCGCCAGGAGCACGGCCCGCGAGAGGTTCACGATCGCCCACTGCGCGCAGGCCGCCGGGGAGTCGGCACAGGCTGCCGCGGATCGCGTACTCGAGGACGTCCGCGAAGTGGCGAGGCTCCAGGAGCGGTTCGCCGAGGCCCGGGAGCGGGCCGCCCGTCTGGAGGAGCGGTCCGGGAGCCACCGGGAGGCGCTGGCGCGCATGGAGCGTGCCCGGAAGGCGGAGGCGGTGGCGCCCGCCCTCGGACTGCGTGAGGCGACCGAGGCCGAGCACCGCCGGGCGGCCGACGCCGAGGCGCGCGCCCGCGCCCTGCTCCCCGAAGCCTTCACGGAAGCCGGTGCGACGGAACTCGCGGGCGCCGCACGCAAGGCCGCCGAGGAGCTGGGCGGACTGGAGTCGGCCCGCCGAGGCGAGCACCGGCTCGCCGAACTCGCCACCGAGAGCCACGAGCTGGACCGTCAGGAGCGCGCCGACGAGGACGTGCTGCAGGACGCCGAGCACTGGCTCTCGGAGTGGGAGGCGCACAGGACCGGCCTCCAGACACGTATCGACGTGGCCCAGGAGGCCGCCACCCGCGCCGAACAGCTCTCCGTCCAGCGCGATCCCGCCCGCTCACGGCTCGCGGCCGCCCGGTTGCGCGACCAGCTCGCCGGGGACACCGACGAGGCCCACGCACGCGTGCTGGCCGCGCGCGAACGGGCCACGGAGGCCCGCGCCCACTGGCTGGATCTCAAGGAGCAGCGCCTCAAGGGCATCGCCGCGGAACTCGCGGCGGGTCTGGTGGACGGCGAGGCCTGCACGGTCTGCGGCGCCACCGAACACCCCGTTCCCGCCCGCAAGGTTGAGGGGCACGTCGACCGGCGGGCCGAAGAGGCCGCGCTCGCCGCGTACCAGCGCGCCGACGAGCAGCGCACCGAGGAGGAGCGACGGCTCGGCGTGGTGCGCGAGGCGCTGGCCGCCGCGACGGCCGAGGCGGGAGACACCCCCACCGGCCGACTCGCCGAGCAGGCCGAGGAGTTGGAGCGGCGACACGCCGAGGCACGGGGCGCCGCCTCGGGGCTGCACGCGGCAGGTGAGGCACTCCGGCAGGCCGAGCAGGAGCACCGGCGCCGGCTCACCGCCCACCAGGAGGCCGCGGTGCGGGGCGCCTCACGGACCGCACGCAAAGACGCCCTCGCCCGGGAAACGGCAGCGCTGGAAGAGGAGTTGACGCAGGCCAGGGGTTCGGCGGGCAGCGTCGCCGAGCGGGCGGCGCAGCTGGAGCGGCGGGTCTCGGCGCTCACGGAGGCCGCGGACACGGCGCGCGTCGCGGCGGACACCGCGCAACGGCTCAAGGACGCCGACGCGCGACTCGCCGACGCCGCCTTCCGGGCCGGGTTCGACACGCCGCAGGCCGCCGCGGCCGCCCTCCTCGACGACGCCGCCCACCGCGATCTGCAACGACGGATCGACGCCTGGCAGCAGGAGGAGGCGACGGTGCGTGCGGTGCTCGCGGAGGCCGGGACGGCGTCCGCCGCGCAGCAGCCGCCGGCCGACCTCCGGGCCGCCGAGCAGACCGCCGCCGCGGCCGGCCGGCGAGTGCGTGAGGCCGCCTCGTCGCGCGACGACGCGGCCCGCCGCTGCACCGAACTCGACCGGCTGACACACCGGGCGGCCGTGTCGGTCCGCCGGCTGGCGCCGCTGCGCGAGGAGTACGACCGTGTGGCCCGCCTCGCGACACTCGCGGCCGGCACCTCCGCGGACAACGAACGCAGGATGCGTCTGGAGTCCTACGTCCTCGCCGCCCGTCTGGAACAGGTCGCGGCGGCCGCCACAGCACGGCTGCAGCGCATGTCCGCCGGGCGGTACACCCTCGTGCACTCCGACGACCGGGCCGGGCGCGGCCGCAGCGGGCTCGGGCTGCACGTCGTCGACGCCTGGACCGGTCGCGAGCGCGACACGGCGACGCTCTCCGGGGGCGAGACGTTCTTCGCCTCCCTCGCGCTCGCGCTGGGACTCGCGGACGTGGTCACCGACGAAGCGGGGGGCGTCCGTCTCGACACGCTCTTCATCGACGAGGGGTTCGGCAGCCTCGACGACCAGACGCTCGACGAGGTCCTCGACGTACTGGACTCGCTGCGGGAGCGGGATCGCAGTGTCGGCATCGTCAGTCATGTCGCCGACCTGCGCCGACGGATCCACGCACAGCTGGAGATCGTCAAGGGACGCTCGGGATCGGTCGTACGGCAACGGATGGGCGGCTGA
- a CDS encoding Lrp/AsnC family transcriptional regulator has protein sequence MTAYSPDTTDWRILDVLQRDGRASFAELARAVSMSASAVTERVRRLEEAGVIQGYAAVVAPESLGLAILAFVRLRYPNGNYKPFHDLVAATPEILEAHHVTGDDCFVIKVAARSMSHLEEVSGRIGTLGSVTTSVVYSSPLPRRPLGR, from the coding sequence ATGACCGCGTATTCACCGGACACCACGGACTGGCGCATCCTCGATGTCCTCCAGCGCGACGGCCGGGCCAGTTTCGCCGAACTGGCCCGCGCCGTCTCCATGTCCGCGAGCGCGGTCACCGAGCGGGTGCGCCGGCTGGAGGAGGCAGGTGTCATCCAGGGGTACGCGGCGGTGGTCGCCCCGGAGAGCCTCGGCCTGGCGATCCTCGCGTTCGTGCGGCTGCGCTACCCGAACGGCAACTACAAGCCGTTCCACGATCTGGTCGCCGCCACCCCGGAGATCCTGGAGGCGCACCACGTCACGGGCGACGACTGCTTCGTGATCAAGGTCGCGGCCCGCTCGATGAGTCACCTGGAGGAGGTGTCGGGCAGGATCGGCACACTGGGCTCGGTCACGACGAGCGTCGTGTACTCGTCACCCTTGCCCCGCCGACCGCTCGGCCGCTGA
- a CDS encoding rhodanese-like domain-containing protein encodes MAMTSSTTVSTSAATTGRTAARNPVLRVPPASPAAAAAHFGASLAFHADVSDVAAALAADGDPGFVVLDSRSTASWDQGHVPGAVHLPTALIREQAEQLLDRAVPVVTYCWGPGCNGAARAALALAELGYQVKEMLGGFEYWVREGFEFETWEGREQRAADPLTAPAGTDDCGC; translated from the coding sequence ATGGCCATGACCAGCAGCACCACCGTGAGCACCAGCGCCGCGACGACCGGCAGGACCGCCGCCCGGAACCCCGTTCTCCGCGTGCCGCCGGCATCGCCCGCCGCTGCCGCCGCGCACTTCGGGGCGAGTCTCGCCTTCCACGCCGACGTGTCCGACGTCGCCGCCGCGCTGGCGGCCGACGGCGACCCCGGGTTCGTCGTCCTCGACTCGCGTTCCACGGCGTCCTGGGACCAGGGTCATGTGCCCGGCGCGGTCCACCTGCCCACCGCCCTGATACGCGAGCAGGCGGAGCAACTCCTCGACAGGGCCGTGCCGGTCGTCACCTACTGCTGGGGCCCTGGCTGCAACGGGGCCGCCCGGGCCGCCCTCGCCCTCGCCGAACTCGGCTACCAGGTCAAGGAGATGCTCGGCGGGTTCGAGTACTGGGTGCGTGAGGGCTTCGAGTTCGAGACCTGGGAGGGACGCGAGCAGCGCGCCGCGGACCCGTTGACGGCTCCGGCGGGCACGGACGACTGCGGCTGCTGA
- a CDS encoding immunity 21 family protein yields MASYTDTGSVEWVESGGGPLMAIPEGVLPFWTGADGDELASDYDRACEVEGFVGLLPVGNATALVLGEDPAATAYLPEHGTFVRWLAGESEGELLAGVPAALDTAAWGREVHWEVPGAVVLFDAAWPGEESTKTGHLRIALAPGRYAVRAAHAEPGPETWLGLVQLRPLGS; encoded by the coding sequence ATGGCGAGTTATACGGACACCGGTTCGGTCGAGTGGGTGGAGTCGGGCGGTGGACCGCTCATGGCGATACCCGAAGGGGTGCTGCCGTTCTGGACGGGGGCCGACGGCGACGAGCTGGCCTCCGACTACGACAGGGCCTGCGAGGTGGAGGGTTTCGTCGGCCTGCTCCCCGTAGGCAACGCCACGGCCCTCGTCCTCGGTGAGGACCCCGCCGCCACCGCCTATCTGCCCGAACACGGCACGTTCGTCCGGTGGTTGGCGGGCGAATCGGAGGGTGAGCTGCTCGCCGGGGTTCCGGCCGCTCTCGACACCGCGGCGTGGGGACGCGAGGTGCACTGGGAGGTCCCCGGGGCCGTCGTGCTGTTCGACGCGGCATGGCCGGGGGAGGAGTCCACGAAGACGGGGCACCTTCGGATCGCCCTCGCACCGGGCCGGTACGCGGTGCGCGCGGCGCACGCCGAGCCGGGACCGGAGACATGGCTCGGCCTCGTCCAACTGAGGCCCCTGGGAAGCTGA